TGTGCGCGGGGCCGGCGCAGAAGCTGGCGGTAGGCACCGGGCGAGCGGCCCCAACCACGTCGGAAGACCTTCGTGAAGTGGCTCTGATCGGCAAAACCTGCGGCGAGCGCCACCTGGGCCAAAGGCAATTCCGTCGATGCCAGCAGGGACGCGGCCTTTTCGAGGCGGCAGTGCCGCATGTACTCGCCCGGGGTCGAGCGGAAGAATTGCCGGAAGGCACGGACGAAATGCACCGGGTGAACACCGAGGATGCGGGCGGCCTCTGCCACCCGCAAACCGTCGGAGCACTGCTCATGGAGCAACTCCCGGGCCCGGTGGAGCCACGCCGGCGGCCGCCGCAGGGAAACGCCACGCTGGCGAGCGATTAGGGCCAGCAGTTCCAGACACAGCCCCTCTGCAACCAAGGGAGAAGCCGCGTCCCACCTCCCCCATTCCCTAAGCACGCGCTGAGCGACGGAGACTGCTTCGTCCCGGCGGAACGCGGTGGCACACTCTGGAACCCGCACCTGCTCCTGTACATGTCCCAAGGTGTGCGGGGAAACCGAAATT
Above is a genomic segment from Terriglobales bacterium containing:
- a CDS encoding AraC family transcriptional regulator — encoded protein: MHSLPSLGYGQFFGTARERVQVSGFSLVRMVPELPPEQVPPHSHEEASFVLILRGTYISSAREAGHVCGPRTLIYNPPGITHRDRFTCLDGEFLAISVSPHTLGHVQEQVRVPECATAFRRDEAVSVAQRVLREWGRWDAASPLVAEGLCLELLALIARQRGVSLRRPPAWLHRARELLHEQCSDGLRVAEAARILGVHPVHFVRAFRQFFRSTPGEYMRHCRLEKAASLLASTELPLAQVALAAGFADQSHFTKVFRRGWGRSPGAYRQLLRRPRAHDGPTC